One genomic region from Alosa alosa isolate M-15738 ecotype Scorff River chromosome 12, AALO_Geno_1.1, whole genome shotgun sequence encodes:
- the ttll11 gene encoding LOW QUALITY PROTEIN: tubulin polyglutamylase TTLL11 (The sequence of the model RefSeq protein was modified relative to this genomic sequence to represent the inferred CDS: deleted 1 base in 1 codon): MSDHYVKVKVQLEQLKSMGEVEEVDAAEEEQVYTETPPASLSPVPTALEVRRDTSKILGTARNRSKSRTKLGDPNIKPDAPVSRLDNAPSLQIKGTGKVLQEKAEANGNVVSSQTQQKDTKSAQSKEDANKLAKKRRPVTVDTSKAKTSLEALKLSIRQLKWKEFPAGRRTACDIYWHGVSFHDNENIVSGQVNKFPGMVEMLRKINLSRAVRTMQELFPEEYNFYPRSWILPEEYQIFATQIRLAKDCDPSSPRPTFIVKPDSGSQGDGIYLIRDPSDLRSMAAGGVGARPVSCPQAVVQEYMQRPLLIDKLKFDVRLYVLVRSLEPLEIYVAKEGLSRFCTEPYQEPSAKNLHRVFMHLTNYSLNVQSGNFVHSDSRSTGSKRTFSSVLCRLAAKGADVKRVWSDIIALVIKTVIALVPELKVFYQADIPPGKPGPTCFQILGFDILLMKNLKPVLLEVNSNPSMRIEHEQEVAPGVFEYVPSPVDEEVKVGVIRDTLRLMDPLKKQHTTGAEQEEILVEAGSVEKAGPEELLLPSLCLKQVFPKYTKQFNYLRTVDRIATLFLRFLGVKGTMRMGPTGFRTFIRNCKLSNSSLSMASVDILYIDITRRWAGMLPDSREAGMTLQAFVEAFFYLAGRRFKSLPMREQVLSLLEQCESALQGQSQDEKPRPPKRNHAPSINPTAQTNSPAPARRSHDYRLHQTLRPTAKGNTEH; the protein is encoded by the exons ATGAGTGATCATTATGTGAAGGTAAAAGTTCAGCTTGAACAGCTAAAATCCATGGGCGAGGTGGAGGAGGTAGATGCGGCTGAGGAGGAACAGGTGTATACCGAAACACCACCGGCATCCCTTTCACCTGTTCCCACGGCCCTCGAGGTCCGGAGGGACACCTCAAAGATTCTCGGCACGGCCAGAAACCGGAGCAAAAGTCGAACTAAGCTCGGCGACCCTAACATTAAACCGGACGCGCCTGTTAGCCGCCTGGACAATGCGCCCTCGCTCCAGATTAAAGGCACCGGTAAGGTTTTGCAGGAGAAAGCTGAGGCCAACGGAAACGTGGTGAGCAGCCAGACACAACAGAAAGATACCAAAAGTGCACAAAGCAAAGAGGATGCCAACAAACTGGCCAAAAAGAGGAGACCGGTCACTGTGGATACGTCTAAGGCTAAGACATCTCTAGAAGCGCTCAAACTCAGCATCCGGCAGCTCAAATGGAAAGAG ttCCCCGCGGGTCGCCGCACTGCCTGTGACATCTACTGGCACGGGGTGTCCTTCCATGACAACGAGAACATCGTCTCTGGACAGGTCAACAAGTTCCCAG GGATGGTGGAGATGCTGCGGAAGATCAACCTGAGCCGTGCCGTTCGGACCATgcaggagctctttccagaggAGTACAACTTCTACCCACGCTCCTGGATCCTTCCAGAAGAGTACCAGATCTTTGCCACACAG ATCCGCCTGGCCAAGGACTGCGACCCTTCCTCGCCGCGGCCGACCTTCATCGTCAAGCCGGACAGCGGTTCCCAGGGCGACGGCATCTACCTGATCCGCGACCCCTCGGACCTGCGCTCCATGGCGGCGGGCGGCGTGGGCGCAAGGCCG GTCAGCTGTCCGCAGGCCGTGGTGCAGGAGTACATGCAGCGCCCCCTGCTGATCGACAAGCTGAAGTTCGACGTGCGTCTCTACGTGCTCGTGCGCTCCCTGGAGCCGCTGGAGATCTACGTGGCCAAGGAGGGCCTGTCGCGGTTCTGCACGGAACCCTACCAGGAACCCAGCGCCAAGAACCTGCACCGAGTCTTCATGCACCTGACCAACTACTCACTGAACGTGCAGAGCGGGAACTTCGTCCACTCCGACAGCCGCAGCACGGGCAGCAAGCGGACGTTCTCCAGCGTGCTCTGTCGGCTGGCCGCCAAGGGCGCCGACGTGAAGCGCGTCTGGTCCGACATCATCGCGCTGGTCATCAAGACGGTCATAGCCCTCGTGCCTGAACTCAAGGTCTTCTACCAGGCCGACATCCCGCCGGGCAAGCCAGGGCCCACCTGCTTTCAG atcctGGGCTTTGACATCCTTCTGATGAAGAATCTGAAGCCGGTCCTGCTGGAGGTCAACTCCAACCCCAGTATGAGGATCGAACACGAACAAGAG GTGGCTCCGGGGGTGTTTGAGTATGTGCCCAGTCCGGTGGACGAGGAGGTCAAGGTTGGGGTCATCAGGGACACATTGAGGCTCATGGACCCGCTGAAGAAACAACACACAAC TGGTGCGGAGCAGGAGGAGATCCTGGTGGAGGCGGGGTCAGTGGAGAAGGCGGGGCCTGAGGAGCTCCTGCTGCCGTCCCTGTGCCTGAAGCAGGTGTTCCCCAAGTACACCAAGCAGTTCAACTACCTGCGCACGGTGGACCGCATCGCCACCCTCTTCCTGCGCTTCCTCGGGGTCAAGGGCACCATGAGGATGGGCCCCACAGGGTTCAGGACCTTCATCAg gaACTGTAAGCTGAGTAACAGCAGTCTGTCCATGGCCTCAGTGGACATCCTCTACATCGACATCACTCGACGCTGGGCCGGCATGCTCCCCGACTCCAGAGAAGCAG ggatGACTCTGCAGGCGTTTGTGGAGGCCTTCTTCTACCTGGCGGGCCGGCGCTTTAAGTCCCTCCCCATGCGGGAGCAGGTGCTGTCGCTGCTCGAGCAGTGTGAGTCCGCCCTCCAGGGGCAGAGCCAAGACGAGAAGCCACGCCCACCCAAACGTAACCACGCCCCTTCCATCAACCCCACCGCCCAGACCAACTCACCGGCGCCTGCACGCCGTAGCCATGACTACCGGCTGCACCAGACACTGCGGCCAACAGCGAAAGGGAACACGGAGCactga